Proteins co-encoded in one Calditrichota bacterium genomic window:
- the lepA gene encoding elongation factor 4 produces MNPKYIRNFSIIAHIDHGKSTLADRLLEKTGTLRKEDMVDQVLDDMDLERERGITIKSHAITMNYKAGDGAKYALNLIDTPGHVDFSYEVSRSLAACEGALLVIDAAQGIEAQTISNLYLALENDLEIIPVINKIDLASARVDEVKTQIVEILGIDENEILLCSARQGIGIEEILEAIVKRVPPPKGDANAPLQALIFDSVFNAYRGAIAYIRVYQGEIKPDMQIKFFAHDKTFEVQEVGILRLKNVPTNKLSVGEVGYVIAGAKEVRDTKVGDTITSVHNPDPQPLPGYRDVKPMVFSSMFPADNEDYEDLRDALDKLKLNDASLVFEPENSIALGFGFRCGFLGLLHLEIIQERLEREYNLNLVTTLPSVQFRVHKTNGETIIVDNPANLPSSTYIDFIEEPYIRASILTPTEYIGNIMKISQDRRGIYLNTDYIDPTRADLHYKFPLTEIIYDFYDKLKSVSRGYASFDYEFLDFERADMIKLDILINKEPVDALSMIIHRSKGYEWGRKLCEKLKELIPRQMFEIAIQASIGGKIIARESIRALRKNVTAKCYGGDITRKRKLLEKQKEGKKRMKQLGRVEVPQEAFLAVLKVD; encoded by the coding sequence ATGAATCCGAAATACATCAGAAATTTTTCCATCATCGCCCACATCGACCACGGCAAATCCACTCTGGCGGACAGATTGCTGGAGAAAACCGGCACGCTGCGCAAAGAGGACATGGTCGATCAGGTTTTGGACGACATGGATTTGGAGCGGGAACGCGGCATTACCATCAAGTCGCACGCGATTACAATGAATTACAAAGCGGGCGACGGCGCCAAGTACGCGCTCAATTTGATCGACACGCCGGGACACGTGGATTTTTCCTACGAAGTTTCGCGTAGTCTGGCAGCGTGCGAGGGCGCGTTATTAGTGATTGACGCGGCGCAGGGAATCGAGGCGCAGACCATCAGTAATTTGTATCTGGCACTGGAAAATGATCTGGAAATCATCCCGGTGATCAATAAAATCGACCTCGCCAGCGCGCGCGTAGATGAAGTGAAAACGCAAATCGTGGAAATTTTAGGCATTGACGAAAATGAAATTTTGCTCTGCAGCGCCAGGCAAGGTATCGGAATAGAAGAAATTCTGGAAGCAATTGTGAAACGAGTGCCGCCGCCAAAGGGAGATGCAAACGCGCCGTTACAAGCGCTCATTTTTGATTCAGTGTTTAATGCCTACCGCGGCGCCATCGCCTATATTCGGGTTTATCAGGGCGAAATTAAGCCGGATATGCAAATCAAATTTTTTGCGCATGACAAAACTTTTGAAGTGCAGGAAGTGGGAATTTTGCGCCTCAAAAACGTGCCCACGAACAAATTATCCGTCGGCGAGGTCGGTTACGTAATTGCCGGCGCCAAAGAAGTGCGCGACACGAAAGTCGGCGACACCATCACTTCGGTTCACAATCCGGATCCGCAACCGTTGCCCGGCTACCGCGACGTGAAACCGATGGTTTTCAGTAGCATGTTTCCTGCGGACAACGAGGATTACGAAGACCTGCGCGATGCGCTGGATAAATTGAAACTCAACGACGCTTCTCTCGTATTTGAACCTGAAAATTCCATCGCGCTGGGATTCGGTTTCCGCTGTGGTTTTTTGGGATTGCTGCATTTGGAAATTATTCAGGAGCGCCTGGAGCGAGAGTACAATTTAAATTTAGTGACCACGCTGCCGAGCGTGCAATTTCGGGTTCATAAGACTAACGGCGAAACGATTATCGTGGACAACCCAGCAAACTTGCCGAGCTCGACTTACATTGATTTTATTGAAGAACCTTATATTCGCGCCAGTATTTTGACGCCAACGGAATACATCGGCAATATTATGAAAATTTCTCAGGATCGGCGAGGGATTTATCTAAACACAGATTATATCGACCCCACGCGCGCGGATCTGCACTACAAGTTTCCGCTGACGGAGATCATTTACGATTTTTACGATAAATTAAAATCTGTTTCCCGAGGCTATGCTTCATTTGACTACGAATTTCTGGATTTTGAACGCGCTGATATGATCAAATTGGATATTCTCATCAACAAAGAGCCGGTGGACGCGTTGTCTATGATCATTCACCGTAGCAAGGGTTACGAATGGGGACGAAAATTGTGCGAGAAATTGAAAGAATTGATCCCGCGACAGATGTTTGAAATCGCCATTCAGGCGTCAATTGGCGGCAAGATAATCGCCAGAGAAAGCATTCGCGCGCTGCGTAAAAATGTCA